Proteins from one Phoenix dactylifera cultivar Barhee BC4 unplaced genomic scaffold, palm_55x_up_171113_PBpolish2nd_filt_p 000544F, whole genome shotgun sequence genomic window:
- the LOC120106395 gene encoding rac-like GTP-binding protein 5 isoform X1, which produces MASSAFRFIKCVTVGDGAVGKTCMLICYTSNKFPTDYIPTVFDNFSANVVVDGTTVNLGLWDTAGQEDYNRLRPLSYRGADVFVLAFSLVSRASYENVLKKWIPELQHFAPGVPVVLVGTKLDLREDKYFLSDHPGIIPVTTAQGEELRKQIGAAYYIECSSKTQQNVKAVFDAATKIVIRPPQKQKEKKKKPQHGCSLLLKSLDLGTIIIMKRQRLLATFCV; this is translated from the exons ATGGCGTCCAGCGCTTTTCGGTTCATCAAATGCGTGACCGTTGGCGACGGCGCCGTCGGGAAGacctgcatgcttatctgctacaCCAGCAACAAATTCCCGACC GACTACATTCCGACGGTGTTCGATAACTTCAGCGCCAATGTTGTTGTTGATGGAACCACCGTGAATTTAGGCCTCTGGGACACTGCTG ggCAAGAGGATTACAATAGATTGAGGCCGTTGAGCTACCGAGGGGCGGACGTTTTTGTGCTCGCTTTCTCGCTGGTGAGCCGAGCGAGCTATGAAAATGTTCTGAAGAAG tGGATACCTGAGCTTCAGCATTTTGCACCGGGAGTCCCTGTGGTGCTGGTCGGCACCAAATTGG ATCTTCGTGAAGATAAATATTTTCTCTCAGACCATCCTGGCATTATACCTGTTACTACTGCTCAG GGAGAGGAACTCCGTAAGCAAATAGGCGCTGCGTATTATATAGAGTGTAGCTCGAAAACACAACAG AATGTCAAAGCAGTGTTTGATGCTGCCACCAAGATAGTTATTCGGCCTCcacaaaaacagaaggaaaagaagaaaaagccacAGCATGGATGTTCACTATT ATTGAAGTCTTTGGACTTGGGAACGATCATCATTATGAAACGACAAAGGCTTCTGGCAACCTTTTGTGTATGA
- the LOC120106395 gene encoding rac-like GTP-binding protein 3 isoform X2, which translates to MASSAFRFIKCVTVGDGAVGKTCMLICYTSNKFPTDYIPTVFDNFSANVVVDGTTVNLGLWDTAGQEDYNRLRPLSYRGADVFVLAFSLVSRASYENVLKKWIPELQHFAPGVPVVLVGTKLDLREDKYFLSDHPGIIPVTTAQGEELRKQIGAAYYIECSSKTQQNVKAVFDAATKIVIRPPQKQKEKKKKPQHGCSLLNIISGWKLVCFK; encoded by the exons ATGGCGTCCAGCGCTTTTCGGTTCATCAAATGCGTGACCGTTGGCGACGGCGCCGTCGGGAAGacctgcatgcttatctgctacaCCAGCAACAAATTCCCGACC GACTACATTCCGACGGTGTTCGATAACTTCAGCGCCAATGTTGTTGTTGATGGAACCACCGTGAATTTAGGCCTCTGGGACACTGCTG ggCAAGAGGATTACAATAGATTGAGGCCGTTGAGCTACCGAGGGGCGGACGTTTTTGTGCTCGCTTTCTCGCTGGTGAGCCGAGCGAGCTATGAAAATGTTCTGAAGAAG tGGATACCTGAGCTTCAGCATTTTGCACCGGGAGTCCCTGTGGTGCTGGTCGGCACCAAATTGG ATCTTCGTGAAGATAAATATTTTCTCTCAGACCATCCTGGCATTATACCTGTTACTACTGCTCAG GGAGAGGAACTCCGTAAGCAAATAGGCGCTGCGTATTATATAGAGTGTAGCTCGAAAACACAACAG AATGTCAAAGCAGTGTTTGATGCTGCCACCAAGATAGTTATTCGGCCTCcacaaaaacagaaggaaaagaagaaaaagccacAGCATGGATGTTCACTATT GAATATCATTTCTGGGTGGAAACTTGTGTGCTTTAAATAA